The region GTCCGTGACGACGGAGTACATCCCCTCGGTTCCGGGGAACGGCACCATGCTCCAGTCGGAGTCGTACTCGAAGCCGTCGGCGGACTGGTACTGTCCCGCGGCCCAGTCGCCCTGGTGGATGAACGCGGCGTTGCCGTTGACGACCTTGCCGTTCGCCTGGTCCCACGCGATGGACCCGGCGTCCTCGTTGAAGTACTGGCTGTAGTCCTTCAGCGTCTGCAGGGACTCCCTGACGGCGTCCTCCTGTTTGGAGACGTTCCCCTCGGTGAACGACGTGTAGGCGTCGAGTCCGTTGTAGCCGAGGAAGATGTTCTCCCACAGCTGGACCGACGACCACGGGGACTGCGTCTGGTGGGCCAGAGGCACGGCGTCCGTGTTCTCGGAGACCTTCTTGAGGGCGTCCGTGAACGCTCCGGGGTCGGAGATGCTCGAGGGGTCCACGCCCGCCTCTTCGAGGACGGAGACGTTGTAGAACAGGTTGTTGAGCCGGTGGATGTTGATGGGAACCGCGACGAAGTTACCGCCGGGCTTCGAGAGGTCCTGTACGCCCTGCCGGTAGGCGTTGCGCATGTCGTCGTTCCACACCGAATCGCTGATGTCGCGGAGCACGTCGCCGTCGACGTACTCGGTCAGCGCCTTGCCGGGCCAAATCTGGAAGGTGCTCGGAGGGTTCTGGTTGAGGACGCGGTTCTTGATGACCGTGTCCAGCGCGGAGCCCGCACCGCCGGGCGCGGGGTTGTTGTTGACCTGCGCGTCGGGGTGCTTCTCTTTGAATCCTTCGAGGAGGGCGTTGAGAGCGTCCTGCTCGCCGCCCGCCGTCCACCAGTGGACGATTTCGAGGGCGTTGCCGCTGCCGCCCTGCGTGTTCTCGCCTTCGGTCGTCTGTTCGCCGCCGCCCTGCGTGTTCTCGCCCTCGGTCGGGCTGGAGCCTTCGTTACCGCCGCCCGCACAGCCTGCGACGATTCCTGTGGCACCCGCGATACCGCTCAGCTTGATGTACGTCCGACGGGAGACGCCGTCGTCCGCATCGTGATTGTCCTTCATAATCGTTCCTCTGTAGGAGTTTCACTCTACCATTCCACACGATTAACTTAAAGATTTCTACTAGTTTACTTATTTGTGAGTCAGTTTTTAGTTCCGGCTCCGAGAAGGGAATATTGTGGGTATAGAGACGGTTTTACGGCGTATTTAGGGTCGTCCGCCCAGCGAGCGCACGGCCGAGTAACGATTCGTCCCATTATAAATCCTCGTACAGTTTTTGCACCCGCGCGTCGAATCCGTGAGGGGACCGTTCACCGCCTCTCTGTGCCTTCGTCGCCGGGCCGACTCGGGCGGGGGTCGTACCCTGACGATAGATTCGTATCAATGGGTTTTACGCGCCCGCCCGTCGTGCCCCCGGACATGAGCGACGACGACTATCGCATCGAACGGGACAGTCTCGGCGAGATGGAAGTGCCGGCGGACGCGTACTGGGGCGCACAGACCCAGCGTGCGGTGGAGAACTTCCCCATCTCCGGAATCACGTTCGGGCGGCGGTTCGTCCGCGCACTCGGCGTGGTGAAGAAGGCCGCCGCGCAGGCGAACCGCGACTTGGGCCTCGTCGAGGACGACGTGGCCGACGCCATCGTGGAGGCGGCCGACGAGGTCATCGCCGGGGAACACGACGAGGAGTTCCCGGTGGACGTGTTCCAGACGGGGTCCGGCACCTCCTCGAACATGAACGCGAACGAGGTCATCGCCAACCGCGCCGCCGAACTCATGGGCGAGGGCATCGGCGACCGGGTGGTCCACCCGAACGACCACGTCAACTACGGGCAGTCCTCCAACGAC is a window of Halopelagius longus DNA encoding:
- a CDS encoding ABC transporter substrate-binding protein, which translates into the protein MKDNHDADDGVSRRTYIKLSGIAGATGIVAGCAGGGNEGSSPTEGENTQGGGEQTTEGENTQGGSGNALEIVHWWTAGGEQDALNALLEGFKEKHPDAQVNNNPAPGGAGSALDTVIKNRVLNQNPPSTFQIWPGKALTEYVDGDVLRDISDSVWNDDMRNAYRQGVQDLSKPGGNFVAVPINIHRLNNLFYNVSVLEEAGVDPSSISDPGAFTDALKKVSENTDAVPLAHQTQSPWSSVQLWENIFLGYNGLDAYTSFTEGNVSKQEDAVRESLQTLKDYSQYFNEDAGSIAWDQANGKVVNGNAAFIHQGDWAAGQYQSADGFEYDSDWSMVPFPGTEGMYSVVTDSFVFPKNNPSPETTKKFLQYCGTVDAQKRFNPIKGSIPPRTDVPTDPFGPFLQSQIEAFKNSESQPPTIAHGTAVTPEVHGNIDEVFASFNGQWNVDSAYNGLVNAFSE